From a region of the Hymenobacter jejuensis genome:
- a CDS encoding DUF952 domain-containing protein, whose protein sequence is MIYITAEISDWQTAQTNGVFASADLKAEGFIHSSERQQVLETARRYYSGRSDLLLLEIDEDRLATTGIRLEREWVGSRGEAFAHVFGPIPVAAVRRLWPFSVASNGTAVLPPDLEK, encoded by the coding sequence ATGATTTATATAACTGCAGAAATTTCCGACTGGCAGACCGCCCAAACAAACGGCGTTTTTGCCAGTGCCGATCTGAAGGCCGAGGGCTTTATCCATAGTTCCGAACGGCAGCAGGTACTTGAAACGGCCCGGCGGTACTACTCCGGCCGGTCGGACTTACTGCTCCTGGAAATCGACGAAGATCGCTTAGCCACCACTGGCATACGCTTGGAACGCGAGTGGGTGGGCTCGCGTGGCGAAGCGTTTGCCCACGTATTTGGCCCAATTCCGGTCGCGGCCGTGCGACGGCTGTGGCCGTTTTCAGTAGCCTCGAACGGCACAGCCGTACTGCCGCCAGACTTAGAAAAATAG